One window from the genome of Nicotiana tomentosiformis chromosome 5, ASM39032v3, whole genome shotgun sequence encodes:
- the LOC104113686 gene encoding type I inositol polyphosphate 5-phosphatase 5 isoform X1, which translates to MSSPTRRCKSDDNIHMIKAAAVNTTAGGGASTSPSSSPATTPDNSVKGEKKKCIIPKLFSSKRSSIGSSEEDLTQSDNNDQEMDWKIISRRKAFLETSATVKRSFSERHNSARIEGLNLSTFDHSTAPATMIKSIRVFAGTWNVGGKTPNHGLNLEDFLQVEGSADVYVLGFQEIVPLNAGNVLVSEDSEPAARWLALISHALNKSYHESVHSCDSSSHNSKHSKDSKSNSFHKHSLKSLSKSLRANSTILKTCNCPLESTTTRRQRKLSDPSCSPLNHHRDSSEEDLQSIAEFPSSNGLSYNLIASKQMVGIFLSVWARKELAHHIGHLRISSLGRGIMGCLGNKGCIAISMSLYRTSFCFVCSHLASGEKEGDELRRNADVAEILKSIQFSRICTTPDSRMAEKISDHDRVIWLGDLNYRVSLSYEETRLLLEDNDWDSLLEKDQLNVEREAGRVFSGWNEGKIFFAPTYKYSHNSDSYAGETTKSKKKRRTPAWCDRILWRGEGIELLSYIRGESRFSDHRPVCAVFAVDVEAEANNKNAKFRKGFSCTATRLEYEDLIPLRHSSYHY; encoded by the exons ATGTCGTCGCCAACAAGGCGTTGTAAATCTGATGATAACATCCACATGATTAAGGCAGCCGCCGTCAACACCACCGCCGGCGGCGGCGCTAGCACTTCCCCTAGCAGCTCCCCAGCCACCACCCCTGACAATTCTGTTAAGGGTGAAAAAAAGAAG tgtaTCATCCCAAAGCTCTTTAGTTCCAAAAGAAGCAGTATAGGAAGCTCTGAGGAGGATCTAACACAATCAGATAACAATGATCAAG AAATGGATTGGAAGATTATATCAAGGAGAAAAGCTTTTCTTGAAACGTCTGCTACAGTGAAGAGAAGTTTCTCAG AAAGGCATAATAGTGCACGGATTGAAGGCCTAAATCTTTCGACATTTGATCATTCCACCGCACCTGCTACTATGATTAAAAGTATTAG GGTTTTTGCCGGGACATGGAATGTAGGAGGAAAAACTCCTAATCATGGACTTAATCTTGAAGATTTCTTGCAAGTTGAAGGTTCAGCAGACGTATATGTATTGGG GTTTCAAGAAATTGTTCCATTAAATGCAGGAAATGTATTAGTGAGTGAAGATAGTGAGCCAGCAGCAAGATGGTTAGCCCTCATAAGCCATGCATTAAACAAATCATATCATGAATCAGTCCATTCTTGTGATTCAAGCTCCCATAATTCAAAACATTCAAAGGACTCAAAATCCAATTCTTTTCATAAACATTCTCTTAAAAGCCTTAGCAAGAGTTTAAGGGCTAATAGTACCATTCTCAAGACCTGTAATTGCCCTTTAGAGTCAACAACAACAAGGCGTCAAAGAAAGCTGAGTGATCCTTCTTGTTCTCCCTTGAACCATCATCGCGATTCGAGTGAAGAAGATTTACAATCAATTGCAGAATTTCCTTCTTCTAATGGTTTGAGTTATAATCTCATAGCGAGTAAGCAAATGGTGGGGATTTTCCTTTCAGTTTGGGCACGAAAAGAGTTAGCACATCATATTGGCCATCTCAGAATATCTTCTCTTGGAAGAGGTATCATGGGTTGTCTTGGAAACAAG GGGTGTATAGCAATAAGCATGTCACTGTATCGAACGAGCTTTTGCTTTGTGTGCAGTCACTTGGCTTCTGGGGAGAAAGAAGGGGATGAGCTGAGAAGAAATGCTGATGTTGCTGAGATTCTCAAAAGCATACAATTTTCGAGAATTTGTACGACTCCAGACAGCCGAATGGCAGAGAAAATTAGTGATCATGA CCGTGTGATATGGCTTGGAGACTTGAACTACCGAGTGTCTTTGAGCTATGAGGAAACAAGACTTTTGTTAGAGGATAATGACTGGGACTCTCTTCTGGAAAAGGATCAG CTGAATGTGGAGAGAGAAGCAGGAAGAGTATTCAGTGGGTGGAATGAAGGCAAGATCTTCTTTGCCCCAACTTATAAGTACTCTCATAATTCAGATTCCTATGCCGGAGAGACTACCAAATCAAAGAAGAAACGTCGAACCCCTGCatg GTGTGATAGAATATTATGGCGAGGCGAGGGTATTGAACTATTATCTTATATTCGAGGGGAGTCAAGATTTTCAGATCATAGACCCGTTTGTGCAGTATTTGCCGTGGATGTGGAGGCAGAGGCCAACAACAAGAACGCAAAGTTTAGAAAGGGTTTTTCTTGCACTGCTACTAGGTTGGAGTATGAAGATTTAATACCCCTGAGACACAGTTCCTATCATTATTGA
- the LOC104113686 gene encoding type I inositol polyphosphate 5-phosphatase 5 isoform X3: MIKSIRVFAGTWNVGGKTPNHGLNLEDFLQVEGSADVYVLGFQEIVPLNAGNVLVSEDSEPAARWLALISHALNKSYHESVHSCDSSSHNSKHSKDSKSNSFHKHSLKSLSKSLRANSTILKTCNCPLESTTTRRQRKLSDPSCSPLNHHRDSSEEDLQSIAEFPSSNGLSYNLIASKQMVGIFLSVWARKELAHHIGHLRISSLGRGIMGCLGNKGCIAISMSLYRTSFCFVCSHLASGEKEGDELRRNADVAEILKSIQFSRICTTPDSRMAEKISDHDRVIWLGDLNYRVSLSYEETRLLLEDNDWDSLLEKDQLNVEREAGRVFSGWNEGKIFFAPTYKYSHNSDSYAGETTKSKKKRRTPAWCDRILWRGEGIELLSYIRGESRFSDHRPVCAVFAVDVEAEANNKNAKFRKGFSCTATRLEYEDLIPLRHSSYHY, translated from the exons ATGATTAAAAGTATTAG GGTTTTTGCCGGGACATGGAATGTAGGAGGAAAAACTCCTAATCATGGACTTAATCTTGAAGATTTCTTGCAAGTTGAAGGTTCAGCAGACGTATATGTATTGGG GTTTCAAGAAATTGTTCCATTAAATGCAGGAAATGTATTAGTGAGTGAAGATAGTGAGCCAGCAGCAAGATGGTTAGCCCTCATAAGCCATGCATTAAACAAATCATATCATGAATCAGTCCATTCTTGTGATTCAAGCTCCCATAATTCAAAACATTCAAAGGACTCAAAATCCAATTCTTTTCATAAACATTCTCTTAAAAGCCTTAGCAAGAGTTTAAGGGCTAATAGTACCATTCTCAAGACCTGTAATTGCCCTTTAGAGTCAACAACAACAAGGCGTCAAAGAAAGCTGAGTGATCCTTCTTGTTCTCCCTTGAACCATCATCGCGATTCGAGTGAAGAAGATTTACAATCAATTGCAGAATTTCCTTCTTCTAATGGTTTGAGTTATAATCTCATAGCGAGTAAGCAAATGGTGGGGATTTTCCTTTCAGTTTGGGCACGAAAAGAGTTAGCACATCATATTGGCCATCTCAGAATATCTTCTCTTGGAAGAGGTATCATGGGTTGTCTTGGAAACAAG GGGTGTATAGCAATAAGCATGTCACTGTATCGAACGAGCTTTTGCTTTGTGTGCAGTCACTTGGCTTCTGGGGAGAAAGAAGGGGATGAGCTGAGAAGAAATGCTGATGTTGCTGAGATTCTCAAAAGCATACAATTTTCGAGAATTTGTACGACTCCAGACAGCCGAATGGCAGAGAAAATTAGTGATCATGA CCGTGTGATATGGCTTGGAGACTTGAACTACCGAGTGTCTTTGAGCTATGAGGAAACAAGACTTTTGTTAGAGGATAATGACTGGGACTCTCTTCTGGAAAAGGATCAG CTGAATGTGGAGAGAGAAGCAGGAAGAGTATTCAGTGGGTGGAATGAAGGCAAGATCTTCTTTGCCCCAACTTATAAGTACTCTCATAATTCAGATTCCTATGCCGGAGAGACTACCAAATCAAAGAAGAAACGTCGAACCCCTGCatg GTGTGATAGAATATTATGGCGAGGCGAGGGTATTGAACTATTATCTTATATTCGAGGGGAGTCAAGATTTTCAGATCATAGACCCGTTTGTGCAGTATTTGCCGTGGATGTGGAGGCAGAGGCCAACAACAAGAACGCAAAGTTTAGAAAGGGTTTTTCTTGCACTGCTACTAGGTTGGAGTATGAAGATTTAATACCCCTGAGACACAGTTCCTATCATTATTGA
- the LOC104113686 gene encoding type I inositol polyphosphate 5-phosphatase 5 isoform X2 — MSSPTRRCKSDDNIHMIKAAAVNTTAGGGASTSPSSSPATTPDNSVKGEKKKCIIPKLFSSKRSSIGSSEEDLTQSDNNDQEMDWKIISRRKAFLETSATVKRSFSERHNSARIEGLNLSTFDHSTAPATMIKSIRVFAGTWNVGGKTPNHGLNLEDFLQVEGSADVYVLGFQEIVPLNAGNVLVSEDSEPAARWLALISHALNKSYHESVHSCDSSSHNSKHSKDSKSNSFHKHSLKSLSKSLRANSTILKTCNCPLESTTTRRQRKLSDPSCSPLNHHRDSSEEDLQSIAEFPSSNGLSYNLIASKQMVGIFLSVWARKELAHHIGHLRISSLGRGIMGCLGNKGCIAISMSLYRTSFCFVCSHLASGEKEGDELRRNADVAEILKSIQFSRICTTPDSRMAEKISDHDRVIWLGDLNYRVSLSYEETRLLLEDNDWDSLLEKDQLNVEREAGRVFSGWNEGKIFFAPTYKYSHNSDSYAGETTKSKKKRRTPACICRGCGGRGQQQERKV; from the exons ATGTCGTCGCCAACAAGGCGTTGTAAATCTGATGATAACATCCACATGATTAAGGCAGCCGCCGTCAACACCACCGCCGGCGGCGGCGCTAGCACTTCCCCTAGCAGCTCCCCAGCCACCACCCCTGACAATTCTGTTAAGGGTGAAAAAAAGAAG tgtaTCATCCCAAAGCTCTTTAGTTCCAAAAGAAGCAGTATAGGAAGCTCTGAGGAGGATCTAACACAATCAGATAACAATGATCAAG AAATGGATTGGAAGATTATATCAAGGAGAAAAGCTTTTCTTGAAACGTCTGCTACAGTGAAGAGAAGTTTCTCAG AAAGGCATAATAGTGCACGGATTGAAGGCCTAAATCTTTCGACATTTGATCATTCCACCGCACCTGCTACTATGATTAAAAGTATTAG GGTTTTTGCCGGGACATGGAATGTAGGAGGAAAAACTCCTAATCATGGACTTAATCTTGAAGATTTCTTGCAAGTTGAAGGTTCAGCAGACGTATATGTATTGGG GTTTCAAGAAATTGTTCCATTAAATGCAGGAAATGTATTAGTGAGTGAAGATAGTGAGCCAGCAGCAAGATGGTTAGCCCTCATAAGCCATGCATTAAACAAATCATATCATGAATCAGTCCATTCTTGTGATTCAAGCTCCCATAATTCAAAACATTCAAAGGACTCAAAATCCAATTCTTTTCATAAACATTCTCTTAAAAGCCTTAGCAAGAGTTTAAGGGCTAATAGTACCATTCTCAAGACCTGTAATTGCCCTTTAGAGTCAACAACAACAAGGCGTCAAAGAAAGCTGAGTGATCCTTCTTGTTCTCCCTTGAACCATCATCGCGATTCGAGTGAAGAAGATTTACAATCAATTGCAGAATTTCCTTCTTCTAATGGTTTGAGTTATAATCTCATAGCGAGTAAGCAAATGGTGGGGATTTTCCTTTCAGTTTGGGCACGAAAAGAGTTAGCACATCATATTGGCCATCTCAGAATATCTTCTCTTGGAAGAGGTATCATGGGTTGTCTTGGAAACAAG GGGTGTATAGCAATAAGCATGTCACTGTATCGAACGAGCTTTTGCTTTGTGTGCAGTCACTTGGCTTCTGGGGAGAAAGAAGGGGATGAGCTGAGAAGAAATGCTGATGTTGCTGAGATTCTCAAAAGCATACAATTTTCGAGAATTTGTACGACTCCAGACAGCCGAATGGCAGAGAAAATTAGTGATCATGA CCGTGTGATATGGCTTGGAGACTTGAACTACCGAGTGTCTTTGAGCTATGAGGAAACAAGACTTTTGTTAGAGGATAATGACTGGGACTCTCTTCTGGAAAAGGATCAG CTGAATGTGGAGAGAGAAGCAGGAAGAGTATTCAGTGGGTGGAATGAAGGCAAGATCTTCTTTGCCCCAACTTATAAGTACTCTCATAATTCAGATTCCTATGCCGGAGAGACTACCAAATCAAAGAAGAAACGTCGAACCCCTGCatg TATTTGCCGTGGATGTGGAGGCAGAGGCCAACAACAAGAACGCAAAGTTTAG